The genomic segment GGTCAGTGCCGCTGCCGGACTCTCCCTGACCGGCTTGCGGCCCCTCGCGCACACCTTCGGCGCCTTCCTGGTCGAACGGGCCTTCGAACAGGTCAAGCTCGACTTCGTGCACCAGGGGGTGGGCGGAGTGTTGGTCGGCTCCGGCGGCTCCTTCGACATCGCCGCCGGAGGCCGGACCCATCAGACTCCGGGAGACGTCGCACTGATCGACACCCTGCCCGGGGTGACGATCCACGCGCCGTCGACCACCGCCGAGGTCGATGCCGCGCTGCGGGCCGCCGCGGTGGGCGACGGCCTGCACTACGTCCGCGTCGTCGAGCAGACCAACCAAGAGTCGTTCCCCGTCACGCCGCGACTGCACGAGGTCAAACGCGGTGACCGCGCCGTGGTCGTCGCCTTGGGGCCCGTGCTGGACGACGTGCTGGCCGCGACCGCCGACCTCGACGTCACCGTGCTCTACAGCAGCCGGGTGCGGCCCTTCGACCACGCCACCCTGCGCGCCGCGCTGTCGGGAACCGACGTGGTCGTGGTGGAGCCGTGGCTGGAAGGGACGTCCGCGCACGTCATCTCCGATGCGCTGACCGACCGCCCCCACCGGCTGCTGTCCCTCGGGGTGCGGAGAGGGGAGGAGGTGCGCCGCTACGGCACACCCCGCGACCACGTGCGCGCCCACGGCCTGGACGCCCAGGGGATCCGAGGACGACTCGACGCCTAGCTGTCGTGAGGTGACCCGGCGGACCCGACGTGTGGTTCAGGAGGAGACCGGCGACGCGTCGGGTCGCGGGCTGCGAGGCTCGGAGGCCGTCAGGAACCAGTTCACCGCTCCGGCCGTGGCGACGATCGCCGCGGCCACGGCGGGCAGCATCAGCGCCACGGGGGTGCCGGCGTGTTCGGCGACCTCGCCGGTGACGGCCGAGCCCAGGGACTGGCCGACGATGACCCCCGACCCCAGCATCGTCATCACGGTCGCCGTGCGTCCGGCCGGACTGCGCGTGGCGCCGAAGCTGTACTGGGTGACCAGCGTCGGACCGATCCCGATCCCGAGCAACGCCAGCGCGCCGATCATCCCGGGGACGTCGTCCACGACGAACAGCAGCAGGCTCCCGGCGAGCAGGATCGCGGAGAACGTCGCCCACCGGGCCCGCAGCGAGAACGTGGTGGGCAGGAACGCGACGCCGAGCGCGAACGCGGCGGAGCCGATGCCCATGATGCCGTACAGGAGCCCGGCCTCCTCGGCGACGCCGCGGTCGGCCATGAACGAGGTGAGCGACGTGAGCATCGTGCCGAAGAAGGCACCGACGCCGAAGATGCCGGTCACCACGACGAGCAGGCGCGCGCGGAACAGTTCGCGTACCGGCGACGGTGCCGCGCCGCTCGGGCCGCGGGAGGCCGACACGAGACGGCCACTCGGGTGCAGGGCGAACGCGCCGACGAACAGCACCGTGAGCACGGCCGCCCCGGCCAGCGGGGCCCACGGCGCGAGCGCCGAGGCGAGCAGGCCGACGACGAACGGGCCGATCACGAACACGCACTCGTCGGCCGCGGACTCGTAGGCCATGGTCGACGACAGGGTCCGCGACCGGCGGTCGGGGGACATCCGCTCGGTGATGAGCGTGACCAGCCGCGACCGTGACATCGGCGCGACCTGCGGTGCCGTGGCGCCGATCCCGAACGCGACAGCCAGCACGGCGGCGTCCGGGGCGTCGCTGTAGGTCACCACGGCGAAGGCCACGAGCATCGCGGCGTTCGCGGCGGCGAGGGTGAGGAGCACCCGCCGCTGCCCGAAGCGGTCGGCGGCCGCTCCCAGGAGCGCGCCGAAGCAGGCGGTTCCCGCGCCGACGGCCGCCGAGTTCAGGCCACCGAGGGACATCGAACCGCGCGCGGAGACGACGACGGTGAGCACGCCGACGACCATCATGGCGAACGGCAGTCGGGCGACGAAGGCGATGACGAAGTAGGGCAGTCCCGCCGTGCGGAGCAGGCTCGGCGAGGGCGTGACCGGATCGATCGTCTGAGTCATAGGACACCTCCACGGATGCGGTGGTTGTGCCGCCGCTGTCCGTCGGGGCGCCGAGGACCGGTAGATGCACAAAACTCGAAGGGCCGCACTGGCGCGGCCAGCGGAACACTGTACTCGACGTGGTGGTCCGGAGTGCCGGCGGTGTCGGTGGTCCGGGCCGGTGCGGTGCGCGACCGAGTCGCCCGAGGGCCCTCCGGTGCGTCGTCGCTCACGGCGGCATCGGTGGCTGGCCAGCGATGCGCAGTCCGTCGATCGGGCGCGTCCAGGTGTGCTCGCCGTCCATCACCGAGAGTGAGGACCGCGAGCATGCCCCCACGCTTCCGCCGCTCGTCTATTTCGCTCCGGACTACGACGAGTTCGCCCAGCAGGTCTGGGAGTTCGCCGCTCCTACGCCAACTTCTCCCTTTCCCAGCTGCTGTCCTTGTGTCAGGAAGGCGCGTGCGGCACCTGCGAGACCCGCATCCTGGCGCGGCGGGCCGATGACCACCGGGACTCGATCCTGACACTGGCCGAGCAGGCGGCGAACCGGACGATGATGGTCCCGCGCGGAAGAGGGTTGCGCGCGGCTGCTCCTTGACCACGAGGCCACGGTCGGTCGGGCGGGCCGGAGCGTGCGTTAGTCTCCGGCTCGCCCATGATCAACACTGTTTCTCTGGGGGACGTCCATTCGGTCGTTCATGTCGCCACGCGACACGAAGGCGGCCCGGCCGTCCGTCTCTACGAGAGCCTCGGCTTCACCGCACGCGGCGTCGCCCCGGTGCCTTCCGCCACCCCAACTCGGGTCGGTCTCCGCATCATGTGGCTCGACCTCACCCTGAGTAGTTAGCAGATTTACTAGATTCCGGGTTGTGTTGAGGGAAAGTCGCCGAGCGTGGCCGCATCTCCGGGTTTTCGCTGTTTCTGTATTGGCCGGAGCGTCGCCACTCCCTGTGTGCTGAGTAACATCCCGGGAAAGTAGTAAAAGCCTTTACTATGTGCCCATGTGGGTCGTTCGGGAGACTGGTGCGGGCGGCCCGCAGGACGACTTCCGAGGAGGCAGGTCATGGCGTACTACCGTCAGGTGGGTTACGTGCCGCCGAAGCGGCACACCCAGCACCGCGATGAGAACGGCAACCTCTACTACGAGGAGCTGATGGGCGAGGAGGGTTT from the Saccharomonospora azurea NA-128 genome contains:
- a CDS encoding transketolase family protein, which translates into the protein MSPREQFAATSIALLDERADTALVYAEISGQYFGDAAEAHPDRVINVGIREQLLVSAAAGLSLTGLRPLAHTFGAFLVERAFEQVKLDFVHQGVGGVLVGSGGSFDIAAGGRTHQTPGDVALIDTLPGVTIHAPSTTAEVDAALRAAAVGDGLHYVRVVEQTNQESFPVTPRLHEVKRGDRAVVVALGPVLDDVLAATADLDVTVLYSSRVRPFDHATLRAALSGTDVVVVEPWLEGTSAHVISDALTDRPHRLLSLGVRRGEEVRRYGTPRDHVRAHGLDAQGIRGRLDA
- a CDS encoding MFS transporter, with protein sequence MTQTIDPVTPSPSLLRTAGLPYFVIAFVARLPFAMMVVGVLTVVVSARGSMSLGGLNSAAVGAGTACFGALLGAAADRFGQRRVLLTLAAANAAMLVAFAVVTYSDAPDAAVLAVAFGIGATAPQVAPMSRSRLVTLITERMSPDRRSRTLSSTMAYESAADECVFVIGPFVVGLLASALAPWAPLAGAAVLTVLFVGAFALHPSGRLVSASRGPSGAAPSPVRELFRARLLVVVTGIFGVGAFFGTMLTSLTSFMADRGVAEEAGLLYGIMGIGSAAFALGVAFLPTTFSLRARWATFSAILLAGSLLLFVVDDVPGMIGALALLGIGIGPTLVTQYSFGATRSPAGRTATVMTMLGSGVIVGQSLGSAVTGEVAEHAGTPVALMLPAVAAAIVATAGAVNWFLTASEPRSPRPDASPVSS
- a CDS encoding 2Fe-2S iron-sulfur cluster-binding protein, whose product is MCQEGACGTCETRILARRADDHRDSILTLAEQAANRTMMVPRGRGLRAAAP